In a genomic window of Pontibacter liquoris:
- a CDS encoding acylase, with the protein MHYTIRNTASFLLFLAFIFSCSPSHKVTTSGEVSKWEQQAARVTIIRDDFGVPHVYGKTDADAVFGLLYAQCEDDFNRVERNYLWAIGRLAEAEGKDMLYSDLRARLYMSKEEAIANYEKSPQWLKELCQAFADGINYYLYTHPEVKPKLLTHFEPWMPMYFSEGSIGGDIESVSTDRIKAFYESGKSLGLNKYGDGLVHPALLEEPKGSNGFTISGKHTASGNAMLLINPHTSFFFRGEVHAVSEEGLNAYGAVTWGQFFIYQGFNAKTGWMHTSAYADVIDEFEETIVKQDGKLFYKYGAELRPVTTSQVTLSYKEGDELKQKTFTTYRTHHGPITHQNGDKWVATALMWKPVDALIQSYTRTKKSNLKEFNEMMQLRTNSSNGTVYADADGNIAYYHGNFFPVRDAAFDYTKPVDGSNPKTDWHGLHPLEETIRVINPPNGWIQNCNSTPFTSAGEYSPKKEDYPVYMGQSPENFRGIHAVRLLKKAENLTLDKLIKLAYDPYLPGMEVLIPGLIKAYDAQKPTDPKLKAAIDVLRNWDFAVSKESVAMSLAHFYATNAFKNGSAPKGLGLMDRITYYAQTAPEKERLDLFSQTVTQLEQDFGQWNTPWGEINRYQRINGAIQQPFNDTLPSLPIGMASGNWGALASFGANSYNTKRLYGTSGNSFVAVVEFGDKVKAKTLLAGGESGDPNSPHFDDQAQRYAVVQFKDVAYYREDVEKRATATYHPGEKVNAKK; encoded by the coding sequence ATGCACTATACTATCCGAAACACCGCTTCCTTCCTGCTGTTCCTCGCTTTTATTTTCTCCTGCTCTCCTTCCCATAAAGTTACTACCTCCGGCGAGGTCAGTAAATGGGAGCAGCAGGCTGCGCGCGTTACCATTATCCGCGATGATTTTGGCGTGCCCCACGTGTATGGCAAAACCGATGCCGATGCCGTATTCGGGCTCCTGTATGCGCAGTGCGAAGATGATTTTAACCGGGTGGAACGCAATTACCTGTGGGCCATAGGGCGCCTGGCCGAGGCCGAAGGCAAAGACATGCTCTACAGCGATCTTCGGGCACGCTTGTATATGAGCAAAGAGGAAGCCATTGCCAACTATGAAAAGAGCCCGCAGTGGCTAAAAGAACTTTGCCAGGCCTTTGCCGATGGCATCAACTATTACCTCTATACCCACCCCGAGGTGAAGCCGAAGCTGCTGACCCATTTCGAACCCTGGATGCCAATGTATTTCAGCGAAGGCTCCATTGGCGGCGATATCGAAAGTGTGTCGACCGACAGGATCAAAGCGTTTTATGAATCCGGGAAATCTCTGGGGCTGAACAAGTATGGTGATGGGCTGGTGCATCCTGCCTTGCTAGAAGAGCCCAAAGGCTCTAATGGCTTTACCATTTCCGGCAAACATACGGCCTCCGGCAACGCTATGCTGCTCATCAACCCGCATACGTCGTTCTTTTTCCGCGGCGAAGTGCATGCCGTGAGCGAAGAAGGGCTGAACGCCTACGGTGCTGTTACCTGGGGACAATTCTTCATTTATCAGGGCTTTAATGCCAAAACCGGCTGGATGCATACATCCGCGTATGCCGACGTGATCGATGAATTTGAAGAAACGATCGTGAAGCAGGACGGCAAACTCTTCTACAAGTATGGCGCCGAGCTGCGGCCTGTCACCACGTCGCAGGTAACCTTGTCTTACAAAGAAGGCGACGAACTGAAACAAAAGACCTTTACCACCTACCGCACGCACCACGGCCCCATCACGCACCAGAACGGCGACAAATGGGTAGCCACCGCGTTGATGTGGAAACCTGTGGATGCGTTGATCCAGTCGTACACCCGCACTAAAAAGAGCAACCTGAAAGAGTTTAACGAGATGATGCAGCTGCGCACCAACTCTTCTAACGGCACTGTGTATGCCGATGCGGACGGCAACATTGCTTACTATCACGGCAATTTTTTTCCGGTGCGCGATGCCGCCTTCGATTATACCAAACCGGTAGATGGCAGCAATCCCAAAACAGACTGGCACGGGCTGCACCCCCTGGAAGAAACTATCCGGGTGATCAATCCGCCAAATGGCTGGATACAGAACTGCAATTCCACGCCCTTTACCAGTGCCGGCGAGTATAGCCCCAAAAAGGAAGATTACCCGGTATACATGGGCCAGTCGCCTGAAAATTTCCGTGGCATCCACGCCGTGCGGTTACTCAAAAAAGCCGAGAACCTGACGCTGGATAAGCTCATCAAGCTGGCCTATGATCCGTACCTGCCGGGCATGGAAGTGCTCATTCCGGGATTGATAAAAGCGTATGATGCGCAAAAGCCAACCGATCCGAAGCTGAAGGCCGCTATTGACGTGCTGCGCAACTGGGACTTTGCAGTATCCAAAGAATCGGTGGCCATGTCGCTGGCACATTTTTATGCAACCAACGCGTTTAAAAACGGCAGCGCCCCCAAAGGGCTGGGCCTGATGGACCGCATCACGTACTATGCGCAAACCGCCCCGGAAAAAGAGCGGCTGGATCTTTTCAGCCAGACCGTAACGCAGCTCGAACAGGATTTTGGCCAGTGGAATACGCCCTGGGGAGAGATCAACCGATACCAGCGCATCAATGGCGCCATTCAGCAGCCCTTTAACGATACGCTTCCCAGTTTGCCGATCGGGATGGCTTCCGGCAACTGGGGGGCGCTGGCATCGTTTGGGGCCAACTCCTACAACACCAAGCGGCTTTACGGCACTTCCGGCAACAGCTTTGTGGCGGTCGTGGAGTTCGGCGACAAAGTGAAGGCCAAAACGCTGCTTGCCGGCGGCGAGAGCGGTGATCCGAACTCGCCCCATTTCGACGATCAGGCCCAGCGCTATGCCGTTGTGCAATTTAAAGATGTGGCCTACTACCGCGAAGATGTGGAGAAACGTGCCACAGCAACCTATCACCCCGGCGAGAAGGTAAATGCCAAAAAGTAA
- a CDS encoding alcohol dehydrogenase catalytic domain-containing protein — protein MINRQVYRMPKAGSIKELQLQTEELGPPAADEVCVKVRAIGLNFADIFAMQGLYSATPKGPFIPGLEFAGEIVAVGEQVTEWQVGDRVMGATKFGGYVSHINSHHRYVIPLPNEWSFEEGAGFLVQGLTAYYALTALGDLQQGMSVLIHSAAGGVGILANRICKKYNAYTIGSVGDARKVDFLLQQEGYDQVLVRDNAFYDKLMQALDGRPLRLIMECIGGKILMQGWKAMAPMGRMVVYGNASFSSHGDKPNYPKLIWKYFKRPKIDPLRLPTQNKSLMGFNLIYLYEQTDMMHRMLDQLQALALKPQHVGQVFPFEKMHEAIHLFQQGKTVGKVVVTVGK, from the coding sequence ATGATCAACCGCCAGGTTTACCGCATGCCCAAAGCAGGCTCCATCAAAGAACTGCAACTGCAAACCGAGGAACTCGGGCCACCCGCTGCCGACGAAGTATGCGTGAAAGTCAGGGCGATCGGGCTCAATTTTGCCGATATCTTTGCCATGCAGGGCCTCTACAGCGCCACCCCGAAAGGCCCGTTTATACCCGGCCTGGAGTTCGCCGGTGAGATCGTAGCAGTAGGTGAGCAGGTAACGGAATGGCAGGTAGGCGACAGGGTAATGGGCGCGACCAAATTTGGCGGGTACGTGTCCCATATCAACAGCCACCATCGCTACGTCATTCCTTTGCCAAATGAATGGAGTTTTGAAGAAGGCGCCGGCTTTCTGGTGCAGGGGCTTACCGCCTATTATGCTCTTACGGCCTTAGGCGATCTGCAGCAGGGTATGAGCGTGCTCATCCACAGCGCCGCAGGAGGTGTGGGCATCCTGGCAAACCGCATCTGTAAAAAGTATAATGCCTATACCATCGGGAGTGTGGGGGATGCCCGCAAAGTGGATTTCCTGTTGCAGCAGGAAGGCTATGACCAGGTGCTAGTCCGGGATAATGCTTTTTATGATAAGCTAATGCAGGCGCTGGATGGCCGGCCTTTACGATTGATCATGGAATGTATCGGCGGCAAGATTCTGATGCAGGGCTGGAAAGCCATGGCACCCATGGGGCGGATGGTCGTGTACGGCAATGCCAGTTTCTCCAGCCACGGCGACAAACCCAATTACCCGAAACTGATCTGGAAGTATTTCAAACGCCCCAAGATCGATCCCTTGCGCCTGCCTACCCAGAATAAATCGCTCATGGGCTTTAACCTCATCTACCTCTACGAGCAAACAGATATGATGCACCGGATGCTAGACCAGTTGCAGGCTCTTGCGCTAAAGCCCCAGCATGTGGGCCAGGTTTTCCCGTTCGAAAAGATGCACGAGGCCATCCACCTCTTCCAGCAGGGCAAAACAGTCGGTAAGGTGGTTGTCACCGTTGGAAAATAA